The Posidoniimonas polymericola genome includes a window with the following:
- a CDS encoding acetolactate synthase translates to MSTGEGLGSDFMTARGRDYPTIRQFTVFLENRVGQLMEVVRRFEGSNVRIVALTISDSTECALVRFLLSDPEIGREILERAGLAIVESDLVGVELPDSPQPMLQVCTALLAAEINISQVYPLIVRPTGRPAVALMVDNIEHTLETLESKGFHLIHEDELKDYDN, encoded by the coding sequence ATGAGCACGGGCGAAGGACTCGGTTCCGACTTCATGACCGCTCGTGGTCGGGACTACCCAACTATCCGCCAGTTCACGGTCTTCCTCGAGAACCGCGTGGGGCAGCTGATGGAGGTTGTCAGGCGGTTCGAGGGGAGCAACGTGCGGATTGTCGCGTTGACCATCTCCGACTCGACCGAGTGCGCCCTGGTCCGCTTCCTGCTCAGCGATCCCGAAATCGGGCGGGAGATCCTCGAACGGGCCGGTCTGGCGATTGTCGAGTCGGACCTCGTGGGGGTCGAGTTGCCCGACTCGCCCCAGCCGATGCTGCAGGTCTGCACGGCGCTGCTGGCCGCGGAGATTAATATCTCGCAGGTCTACCCGCTGATCGTGCGTCCCACCGGGCGGCCCGCGGTCGCGCTGATGGTGGACAACATCGAACACACCCTCGAGACCCTCGAGTCGAAGGGGTTCCATTTGATCCACGAGGACGAGCTGAAGGACTATGATAACTAG
- a CDS encoding acyl-CoA thioesterase: MSREFQFDLTVRYYEVDAQGVVHHANYLKYLEIARIEQFRSAGYDYAEFERSGLMLVVNKIACKYHRPARFGDTLTIWLRTERARGARIDHVYEVKRGGELLAEATSTIACIDRDGRVQRIPEYLEIE, encoded by the coding sequence ATGTCCCGCGAGTTTCAATTCGACCTGACGGTCCGCTACTACGAGGTCGACGCCCAGGGCGTCGTGCACCACGCGAACTACCTCAAGTACCTCGAGATCGCCCGGATCGAGCAGTTCAGGTCGGCCGGATACGACTACGCCGAGTTCGAACGCAGCGGCCTGATGCTGGTGGTGAACAAGATCGCCTGCAAGTACCACCGCCCCGCCCGCTTTGGCGACACGCTCACCATCTGGCTGCGGACCGAGCGCGCCCGCGGCGCCCGCATCGATCACGTCTACGAGGTCAAGCGGGGCGGCGAGCTGCTGGCCGAGGCGACCAGCACCATCGCCTGCATCGACCGCGACGGCCGCGTGCAGCGGATCCCCGAGTACCTAGAAATCGAGTAG
- a CDS encoding DJ-1/PfpI family protein yields the protein MPKKILVLAGDFVEDYEVMVPFQMLLMLGYEVHAVCPNKKAGEVVATAIHDFEGDQTYTEKRGHNFALNADFAAAKADDYAALVLPGGRAPEYLRLDPAVIKLIQDFNAAGKPIAATCHAAQLLAAADVVRGKKCQAYPACKPDVLLAGGEWDEPSAGLDSACVDQNLVTAPAWPANPAWIRALADTLGASISLG from the coding sequence ATGCCCAAGAAAATCCTCGTTCTCGCCGGCGACTTTGTAGAAGATTACGAAGTGATGGTCCCGTTCCAGATGCTGCTGATGCTCGGCTACGAGGTCCACGCGGTCTGCCCGAACAAAAAGGCCGGCGAGGTAGTCGCGACCGCCATCCACGACTTCGAGGGCGACCAGACCTACACCGAGAAGCGGGGGCACAACTTTGCCCTCAACGCCGACTTCGCCGCCGCCAAGGCAGACGACTACGCGGCGTTGGTGCTGCCCGGCGGCCGCGCGCCCGAGTACCTGCGGCTCGACCCGGCGGTGATCAAGCTGATCCAGGACTTCAACGCCGCCGGCAAGCCAATCGCCGCCACCTGCCACGCCGCCCAGCTGCTCGCCGCGGCCGACGTGGTCCGCGGCAAGAAGTGCCAGGCCTACCCCGCCTGCAAACCCGACGTGCTGTTGGCCGGCGGCGAGTGGGACGAGCCCTCCGCCGGGCTCGACAGCGCGTGCGTCGATCAGAACCTGGTGACGGCGCCGGCCTGGCCCGCCAACCCGGCGTGGATCCGGGCGTTGGCGGACACGCTGGGGGCGTCGATTTCGCTCGGCTGA
- a CDS encoding arylsulfatase, producing MTTSLSRLALIRTCLATIVAALIATPSGAQENDYEVPVNRRDLPIAAPWQPPIHTLDARDAKAPPVFEVKAPKDAPNVMIILIDDLGFGGTSAFGGVTQTPSFDRLAKNGLMYNQFHSTALCSPTRQALLTGRNHHSVNMGSITEIATSFPGQTGKLPESCAKLPETLRLNGYSTAHFGKCHEVAAWEISPSGPLTRWPTLSGFDKFYGFLGGETNQWSPAIYDGVTPVDDPAKGDPDYHFMNDMTTQAINWVRSQQSLTPDKPFFVYFAPGATHAPHHVPQSYIDKHKGAFDEGWDVIRKRIFENQKRLGVIPADAELADKPKDIKDWDDLSDDERKLFSRQAEVFAAFLDMTDAEIGRLIDAVEKMGELDNTLIVFMAGDNGTSAEGGMIGMYNEMTYFNGVEETVPDMLKHYDEWGGPSTYPHMAAGWAVCFDSPFMWTKQVPANYGGTRQGTVVHWPNGIKAKGELRDQWHHVIDIAPTILEAAGLPQPRTVNGVGQRPMEGVSMAYSFDDAEAADRHLVQYFEIMGNRGLYYDGWFAGTVHMYPWAPPRNTFENDDWELYHVTEDFSMANNLADERPEKLKELQEMFLSEAVKYKVLPLDDRRQLRVNAKLAGRPTLMGDRKSLTVYEGLGFLPENDFIDTKNTSFEIVAQIDNTEGDAAGVIVSQGGRFGGWSLYVQQGKPVYTYNFLGLDSYTIKSDEALPKKQATIKLEFDYAGQSSDGQQKLGAGGTATLLIDGKKVGSGKVEKTQFAIWSADETANVGVDRETPVSSDYDEHSSRFTGKIDKVTITLEQ from the coding sequence GTGACTACATCACTTTCTCGTCTTGCTCTAATTCGAACATGCTTAGCGACAATCGTTGCTGCTCTCATCGCGACTCCATCGGGAGCTCAGGAAAACGACTACGAAGTCCCCGTCAACCGACGTGACCTTCCTATCGCCGCGCCGTGGCAGCCGCCGATCCACACGCTCGACGCCCGCGACGCCAAGGCGCCGCCGGTGTTCGAGGTAAAGGCGCCCAAGGACGCGCCAAACGTGATGATCATCTTGATCGACGACCTCGGATTCGGCGGGACCAGCGCGTTCGGCGGCGTCACCCAGACGCCCTCGTTCGACCGCCTGGCGAAGAACGGGCTGATGTACAACCAGTTTCACTCTACGGCGCTCTGCTCCCCGACGCGGCAGGCGCTGCTGACCGGCCGTAACCACCACAGCGTCAACATGGGGTCGATCACCGAGATCGCCACTTCGTTTCCTGGGCAGACCGGCAAGCTACCGGAGAGCTGCGCTAAGCTCCCCGAGACGCTTCGCCTGAACGGCTACAGCACGGCCCACTTCGGCAAGTGCCACGAGGTAGCGGCCTGGGAGATCAGCCCCTCGGGTCCGCTCACCCGCTGGCCGACGCTCTCCGGGTTCGACAAGTTCTACGGGTTCCTCGGGGGCGAGACCAATCAATGGTCGCCCGCTATCTACGACGGCGTCACGCCGGTCGACGACCCGGCGAAGGGGGACCCGGACTACCACTTCATGAACGACATGACCACCCAAGCGATCAACTGGGTGCGCTCGCAACAGTCACTCACGCCTGACAAGCCGTTCTTCGTTTACTTCGCCCCCGGCGCGACGCACGCGCCGCACCATGTTCCCCAGTCGTACATAGACAAGCACAAGGGCGCCTTCGACGAGGGGTGGGATGTCATCCGCAAGCGGATCTTCGAGAACCAGAAGCGTCTCGGCGTGATCCCGGCGGACGCGGAGCTAGCTGACAAGCCGAAGGACATCAAGGACTGGGACGACCTCTCCGACGACGAGCGGAAGCTGTTCTCGCGGCAGGCGGAAGTGTTCGCCGCTTTCCTCGACATGACCGACGCCGAAATCGGTCGGCTGATCGATGCGGTTGAGAAGATGGGCGAGCTGGATAACACGCTGATCGTGTTTATGGCCGGCGACAACGGGACCAGCGCCGAAGGGGGGATGATCGGCATGTACAACGAGATGACCTACTTCAACGGCGTCGAGGAGACGGTCCCCGACATGCTCAAGCACTACGACGAGTGGGGCGGCCCCAGCACCTACCCACACATGGCGGCCGGATGGGCGGTCTGCTTCGACTCGCCGTTTATGTGGACCAAGCAGGTGCCGGCCAACTACGGCGGCACACGGCAGGGGACGGTCGTCCACTGGCCCAACGGAATCAAGGCCAAGGGGGAGCTGCGCGACCAGTGGCACCACGTGATCGACATCGCGCCCACCATCCTCGAAGCGGCCGGCCTCCCTCAGCCGCGGACCGTGAACGGCGTCGGCCAGCGGCCAATGGAGGGGGTGAGCATGGCCTACTCGTTCGACGACGCCGAGGCCGCCGACCGCCACCTCGTGCAGTACTTCGAGATCATGGGCAACCGCGGCTTGTACTACGACGGCTGGTTCGCTGGAACGGTGCACATGTACCCTTGGGCGCCGCCGCGCAATACGTTCGAGAACGACGACTGGGAGCTGTACCATGTCACCGAGGACTTCAGCATGGCCAACAACCTCGCCGACGAGCGTCCTGAGAAGCTCAAGGAGCTCCAGGAGATGTTCCTGTCCGAGGCGGTCAAATATAAGGTGTTGCCGCTCGACGACCGCCGCCAGCTCCGGGTCAATGCGAAGCTGGCCGGCAGGCCGACGCTGATGGGCGACCGCAAGTCGCTCACCGTCTACGAGGGCCTCGGCTTCCTGCCGGAGAATGATTTCATCGACACCAAGAACACGTCGTTCGAGATAGTCGCCCAGATTGACAACACCGAAGGCGACGCGGCCGGCGTGATCGTGAGCCAGGGCGGCCGCTTCGGCGGCTGGAGTCTGTACGTGCAACAGGGCAAGCCGGTCTACACGTACAACTTCCTGGGCCTCGACTCTTACACCATTAAATCCGACGAGGCCCTGCCGAAGAAGCAGGCCACAATCAAGCTCGAGTTCGATTACGCCGGCCAGTCGTCGGACGGCCAGCAGAAACTCGGCGCGGGGGGCACGGCTACGCTCCTGATCGATGGCAAGAAGGTCGGATCGGGCAAGGTCGAGAAGACCCAATTCGCGATCTGGTCTGCCGACGAGACCGCTAACGTGGGCGTCGACCGGGAGACGCCTGTCTCGTCCGACTACGACGAGCACTCAAGCCGCTTCACAGGGAAAATTGACAAGGTCACGATCACCCTCGAGCAGTAG
- a CDS encoding gamma-glutamyl-gamma-aminobutyrate hydrolase family protein — MSKPVIAINADYRSGTADKPAFSYLASGYYDAILEIGGIPMILPPLEEEADLRQILQQVDGVMLVGGADLDPRRDGWMLHSSVRPLDPRRESFDRMLARVVADMRVPAFGIGVGMQLLNVSQGGNLFLHIPEDVPGALPHRDPIDPAHRHTLELTPGTLMERVYGDGELRVNSRHHMAIDELAPCFHVSARCPDGVIEAIESNTPDWFAIGTQFHPEADTASALDLRIFEEFLMGAKEGASAMRLVA; from the coding sequence ATGTCTAAGCCCGTTATTGCGATTAACGCCGACTACCGTAGCGGAACCGCCGACAAGCCCGCCTTCTCGTACCTCGCCTCGGGGTACTACGACGCCATCCTCGAGATCGGCGGCATCCCGATGATCCTTCCCCCGCTGGAGGAAGAGGCCGATTTGCGTCAAATTTTGCAACAGGTCGACGGCGTCATGCTCGTCGGCGGAGCCGATCTCGACCCGCGTCGCGACGGCTGGATGCTGCACTCCTCGGTCCGCCCGCTCGACCCGCGTCGCGAGTCGTTCGACCGCATGCTGGCCCGCGTGGTCGCGGACATGCGGGTGCCGGCCTTCGGCATCGGCGTCGGCATGCAGCTGCTGAACGTGTCGCAGGGCGGCAACCTGTTCCTGCACATCCCCGAGGACGTGCCGGGCGCCCTCCCGCACCGCGACCCGATCGACCCGGCCCACCGCCACACGCTCGAACTGACCCCCGGCACGCTGATGGAGCGGGTCTACGGCGACGGCGAGCTCCGCGTTAACAGCCGCCACCACATGGCGATCGACGAGCTGGCCCCGTGCTTCCACGTCTCGGCCCGCTGCCCGGACGGCGTCATCGAGGCGATCGAGTCGAACACACCGGACTGGTTTGCCATCGGCACCCAGTTCCACCCCGAGGCCGACACCGCCTCGGCGCTTGACCTACGGATTTTCGAGGAGTTCCTGATGGGCGCAAAGGAAGGCGCCTCGGCTATGCGACTGGTCGCCTAG
- a CDS encoding CPBP family intramembrane glutamic endopeptidase, translating to MPSPRQEKVLLVVALLLPTVVTLAYFKLVASASPAVQQGVYGVGKAVQFLLPVVWVFGVLRRRPRWSWGSGGDALVGVLFGVAVLLVTWFGYSGLAGAEFMADATTQVREKVASLGIDRPLAFALVGTFYAAVHSLLEEYYWRWFVFGRLRDHLPLGWAVAVSSVGFMLHHVLVLATYFSHVPLVAVLLSLCVAVGGGFWAWLYHRSRSLLGPWLGHLLVDTAIFAVGYRIVFAG from the coding sequence GTGCCGAGTCCCAGGCAAGAGAAGGTCCTGCTGGTCGTCGCCCTGCTGCTGCCAACCGTGGTGACGCTGGCCTACTTCAAGCTGGTCGCCTCGGCGTCGCCGGCCGTGCAGCAGGGGGTTTACGGGGTCGGCAAGGCGGTTCAGTTCCTGCTGCCGGTGGTCTGGGTGTTCGGCGTGCTGCGGCGGCGTCCGCGGTGGTCCTGGGGCTCCGGCGGCGACGCGCTAGTCGGCGTGCTGTTTGGTGTGGCGGTGCTGCTGGTCACCTGGTTTGGCTACAGCGGCCTGGCGGGCGCCGAGTTCATGGCGGACGCCACCACTCAGGTGCGTGAAAAGGTCGCCAGCCTGGGAATCGACCGCCCCTTGGCGTTCGCCCTGGTGGGGACGTTCTACGCGGCGGTGCACTCGCTGCTCGAGGAGTACTACTGGCGGTGGTTCGTGTTTGGTCGCCTGCGAGATCACCTCCCCCTAGGCTGGGCCGTGGCGGTTTCGTCGGTCGGGTTCATGCTCCACCACGTGCTGGTGCTAGCAACCTACTTCTCGCACGTCCCGCTCGTGGCGGTGCTGCTGAGCCTGTGCGTTGCGGTGGGCGGCGGATTCTGGGCTTGGCTCTACCACCGCAGCCGAAGCCTGCTGGGGCCGTGGCTGGGGCACCTGCTGGTCGACACGGCGATTTTTGCCGTTGGCTACCGCATTGTGTTCGCTGGCTAG
- a CDS encoding 3-oxoacyl-ACP synthase III: MQYSRVCLEGLGCVLPEERVTTAEIEQRLAPLYERLRLPEGRLELMSGIRERRFFPPGTRPSDISIQSANQAIEASGIERRHFGALVHGSVCRDFLEPATACRVHHELGLPSDCMVYDVSNACLGVLTAAVQVAAMIELGQIRAGVVVGTESGRALVENTISRLNADQTLTRDKVKLSVASLTIGSASAAMVLCDVELSRTENQITTAVCRSATAGHELCQSVGLSEVMQTDSELLMRQGVDVGAETFAQLKAESGWSADDLDKTFCHQVGSAHRKMMLERLGINPAIDFPTFEWLGNTGSAALPAALCLGREQGWLDPNDRVALLGIGSGINCLMMGLQWRESPVLSANERSAAVNA, encoded by the coding sequence ATGCAATATTCGCGTGTCTGCCTCGAAGGGCTCGGCTGCGTCCTGCCCGAAGAGCGGGTCACTACCGCCGAGATCGAGCAGCGGCTGGCCCCGCTGTACGAGCGGCTCCGCCTGCCGGAGGGCCGCCTAGAACTGATGTCGGGCATCCGCGAGCGTCGGTTCTTCCCGCCCGGGACCCGGCCGAGCGACATCAGCATCCAGTCCGCCAACCAGGCGATTGAGGCCTCGGGCATCGAGCGGCGGCACTTCGGCGCCCTAGTGCACGGCTCGGTCTGCCGTGACTTCCTCGAACCGGCCACCGCCTGCCGCGTCCACCATGAGCTGGGCCTGCCCAGCGATTGCATGGTGTACGACGTGTCGAACGCGTGCCTGGGCGTGCTGACCGCGGCGGTGCAGGTCGCGGCGATGATCGAGCTCGGGCAGATCCGCGCCGGCGTCGTTGTAGGCACCGAGAGCGGCCGCGCGCTGGTCGAGAACACCATCAGCCGCCTGAACGCCGACCAGACGCTCACCCGCGACAAGGTGAAGCTTTCGGTGGCGTCGCTGACCATCGGTTCGGCTTCGGCCGCCATGGTGCTGTGCGACGTGGAGCTCAGCCGCACCGAGAACCAGATCACCACAGCCGTCTGCCGCAGCGCGACCGCCGGGCACGAGCTGTGCCAGAGCGTCGGGCTTTCGGAAGTTATGCAGACCGACAGCGAGCTGCTGATGCGGCAGGGGGTCGACGTGGGCGCCGAGACCTTCGCCCAGCTCAAAGCCGAGAGCGGCTGGTCTGCCGACGACCTCGACAAGACCTTCTGCCACCAGGTCGGCTCGGCCCACCGCAAGATGATGCTCGAGCGGCTCGGCATCAACCCGGCGATCGACTTCCCGACCTTCGAGTGGCTTGGCAACACCGGGTCGGCGGCGCTGCCGGCTGCCCTCTGTCTGGGTCGCGAACAGGGGTGGCTGGACCCCAATGACCGGGTTGCGTTGCTCGGTATTGGTTCGGGGATCAACTGCCTGATGATGGGGCTGCAGTGGCGAGAAAGCCCCGTGCTCAGCGCCAACGAACGCTCGGCGGCAGTCAACGCGTAG
- a CDS encoding serine/threonine protein kinase encodes MPELTANKLVELIRKSGLIKEDRLDDFLNELAEASGGALPEDNQAIVDRLIEAGMLTKWQSDKLLAGKHKGFRLGKYKLLGQIGKGGMSSVYLAEHVMMKRRVAIKVLPRSRVKDKSYLERFQLEARAVARLDDPNIVRAYDIDSEENVHYIVMEYVDGKDLHQIVAENGPLDFITAADYLVQAANGLQHAHEMGLVHRDIKPANLLVDQHETVKLLDLGLAKMANDDEASLTLAHEENVLGTADYLAPEQALNSHTADERADIYSLGCTLYYLLTGRPPFPDGTISERLLKHQVETPEPIIKFRPDAPLSLLEICARMMMKKADERYQSAGEVAAAMTAWLSERGRKPGGARKNESSDDSGVGSGILSRFSVKPPSGGPGISPKSSGGLSSPMRDTTKLNGPDTAPVSEEDLELAPLDEEAEGPRPKPKPAAPSSGVLSDDSSATGSSSRKASSASAKKRSIFEEEFEEKEREAAELAKAQARREYNPLHPPGYKNPYNRTNWVAWLLGGLAVAILIAIVLVIANSTGS; translated from the coding sequence ATGCCTGAATTGACCGCCAACAAACTTGTCGAGCTGATCCGCAAAAGCGGGCTCATCAAAGAGGATCGTTTAGACGATTTCCTCAACGAGCTTGCTGAGGCGTCCGGGGGCGCTCTGCCCGAAGATAATCAGGCGATCGTCGATCGCCTGATCGAGGCCGGCATGCTCACCAAGTGGCAGTCGGACAAGCTGCTAGCCGGCAAGCACAAAGGGTTTCGTCTCGGCAAGTACAAGCTCCTGGGCCAGATCGGCAAGGGGGGCATGAGCAGCGTCTACCTTGCCGAACACGTAATGATGAAACGCCGGGTGGCCATCAAGGTTCTGCCCCGCAGCCGCGTCAAAGACAAATCTTACCTCGAGCGATTCCAGCTCGAGGCCCGCGCCGTCGCCCGACTGGACGACCCCAACATCGTCCGCGCCTACGACATCGACAGCGAGGAAAACGTCCACTACATCGTTATGGAGTATGTGGACGGCAAGGACCTGCATCAGATTGTCGCCGAGAACGGGCCCCTGGATTTCATCACGGCCGCCGACTACCTGGTCCAGGCGGCCAATGGGCTGCAGCACGCCCATGAAATGGGCCTGGTGCACCGCGACATCAAGCCCGCAAACCTCCTGGTCGACCAGCACGAGACCGTCAAGCTGCTGGACCTTGGGCTGGCCAAGATGGCCAACGACGACGAGGCCTCGCTGACGCTGGCGCACGAAGAGAACGTGCTGGGGACCGCCGACTACCTCGCGCCCGAGCAGGCCCTCAACAGCCACACCGCCGACGAGCGGGCCGACATCTACAGCCTCGGCTGCACGCTCTACTACCTGCTGACCGGTCGCCCGCCATTCCCGGACGGGACCATCAGCGAGCGGCTGCTGAAGCACCAGGTCGAGACCCCCGAGCCGATCATCAAGTTCCGTCCCGACGCGCCGCTCTCGCTGCTCGAGATCTGCGCCCGGATGATGATGAAGAAAGCCGACGAACGCTACCAGTCGGCAGGCGAGGTCGCCGCGGCGATGACCGCGTGGCTCAGCGAACGCGGCCGCAAGCCGGGCGGGGCCCGCAAGAACGAGTCCAGCGACGACAGCGGCGTCGGCAGCGGCATCCTCAGCCGGTTCTCCGTCAAACCCCCCAGCGGCGGCCCGGGGATCTCGCCGAAAAGCAGCGGTGGGCTCTCCTCCCCCATGCGGGACACGACCAAGCTCAACGGCCCCGACACGGCCCCGGTGAGCGAGGAAGACCTCGAGCTCGCGCCGTTGGACGAAGAAGCCGAAGGCCCGCGTCCCAAGCCGAAGCCGGCGGCGCCGTCGTCCGGTGTGCTTTCGGACGACTCTTCGGCCACGGGCTCGTCGAGCCGCAAGGCGTCCTCGGCGTCCGCGAAGAAGCGTTCAATCTTCGAGGAAGAATTCGAAGAAAAGGAACGCGAGGCCGCCGAGCTAGCCAAGGCCCAGGCCCGTCGCGAATACAACCCGCTGCACCCGCCGGGCTACAAGAACCCATACAACCGCACAAATTGGGTCGCCTGGCTGCTCGGCGGCCTGGCGGTGGCCATCCTGATCGCGATTGTCTTGGTGATCGCCAACTCGACGGGCAGCTGA
- a CDS encoding enoyl-ACP reductase FabI, whose protein sequence is MPQDFLQLAGKTILVCGVANRKSVAWHVAQTLSDADCRVLYSVRSEARREQLAKLLGGDQDIFVCDVEHQEQIDRLAGDIAQRHGKIDGLVHSIAFADYEDGMRPFHETTRRAMLRAFDISCFSLIALCNALQNCLSEDASVVTVSISTTEMASENYGYMAPIKAALDSSLAFLAKSFSNFSRVRFNAVAPGLLKTSASAGIPGYVDSYLYAEQATLRGKAVQTSEVAAAAAFLLSPRSSGINAQHLVLDAGMRVNYFDESIVRSAVENRG, encoded by the coding sequence ATGCCCCAAGACTTCCTCCAACTCGCCGGCAAGACAATTCTGGTGTGCGGCGTCGCCAACCGGAAGAGCGTCGCCTGGCACGTTGCTCAGACCTTGAGTGACGCCGACTGCCGGGTGCTGTACTCGGTCCGCAGCGAGGCCCGCCGCGAGCAGCTAGCCAAGTTGTTAGGCGGTGATCAGGACATCTTTGTCTGTGATGTTGAGCACCAGGAACAGATCGACCGCCTGGCAGGCGACATCGCTCAGCGGCACGGCAAGATCGATGGGCTGGTCCACTCGATTGCGTTCGCCGACTACGAGGACGGCATGCGGCCCTTCCACGAGACGACCCGCCGGGCCATGCTCCGGGCATTCGATATCTCGTGTTTTTCGCTGATTGCACTCTGCAATGCCCTGCAGAACTGCCTGTCGGAGGACGCGTCGGTCGTGACGGTTTCGATCTCGACGACCGAAATGGCGAGCGAGAACTACGGCTACATGGCCCCCATCAAGGCGGCCCTCGACTCCTCGCTGGCGTTCCTGGCCAAGTCGTTCAGCAATTTCTCGCGGGTCCGATTCAACGCGGTCGCGCCGGGATTGCTCAAGACCTCGGCCTCCGCCGGGATTCCGGGGTACGTGGACTCCTACCTTTACGCCGAGCAGGCCACGCTGCGGGGCAAGGCAGTCCAGACGAGCGAGGTCGCGGCCGCGGCGGCTTTTCTGCTCAGTCCGCGGTCTTCCGGCATCAACGCCCAGCACCTCGTTCTGGACGCCGGGATGCGGGTGAATTACTTCGACGAGTCAATTGTCCGGTCGGCGGTGGAGAATCGCGGCTAA
- a CDS encoding Gfo/Idh/MocA family protein: protein MPHESVNRRGFLATTAAGAALAAAPAVAASGANANNRLRLGFIGVGGRAQTHINSALALQKEENLVEIATICDVFNRYRDTTAKHVETESGKRPKTTGDYQEILADDSIDAVVISTPDHWHAKQTIDALNAGKHVYCEKPMTHSVEEALAVHQAWKDSGQVMQVGVQSTSLPVWEKINERICSGDLGKVMQYQTEFFRNSDMGQWRYYNLAQDMTPDNIDWEMFLGTKYGLAPEMPFDRAKFAQWRCYWDFGSGMFTDLFVHRTTSMLKATGLRFPGRVTGAGGIYLEYDGRTVPDVATVVADFNEGVQGLVTATMCCGETPIKQLIRGHSGSVVLGVGEEFTGYDFVAERPQVHHERDLKSERVEVGGVNNSSKVHFKNFTTSAIAGDPSAVNCSPELGAAAMTIVKLGSRSYREGKVFHFDQESMTFSDGNSSWAQKWEERSADRGECSHVAGWAAEPADRGSKLFPRPYQKLEGPWIDGKDPAATT from the coding sequence ATGCCACATGAGTCCGTCAATCGCCGTGGCTTTCTAGCCACGACCGCAGCGGGCGCCGCGCTCGCCGCAGCGCCGGCGGTAGCCGCCAGCGGGGCGAACGCCAACAACCGTCTCCGTCTTGGTTTCATCGGCGTGGGTGGCCGCGCGCAGACCCACATCAACTCGGCTCTCGCCCTGCAGAAGGAAGAGAACTTGGTTGAGATCGCAACCATCTGCGACGTCTTTAACCGCTACCGCGACACCACCGCGAAGCACGTCGAGACCGAGTCGGGCAAGCGTCCCAAGACGACCGGCGACTACCAGGAGATCCTGGCCGACGATTCGATCGACGCGGTGGTGATCTCCACCCCCGACCACTGGCACGCCAAGCAGACGATCGACGCCCTCAACGCGGGCAAGCACGTCTACTGCGAGAAGCCGATGACGCACTCCGTTGAGGAGGCGCTCGCCGTGCATCAGGCCTGGAAGGATTCGGGACAGGTGATGCAGGTGGGCGTGCAGTCGACCTCGCTGCCGGTATGGGAGAAGATCAACGAGCGGATCTGCAGCGGCGACCTCGGCAAGGTGATGCAGTACCAGACCGAGTTCTTCCGCAACTCCGACATGGGCCAGTGGCGTTACTACAACCTGGCCCAAGACATGACCCCCGACAACATCGACTGGGAGATGTTCCTGGGAACCAAGTACGGCCTCGCTCCGGAGATGCCGTTCGACCGCGCTAAGTTTGCCCAGTGGCGATGCTACTGGGACTTCGGCTCGGGCATGTTCACCGACCTGTTTGTCCACCGCACGACCTCGATGCTGAAGGCCACCGGCCTGCGGTTCCCGGGGCGGGTGACTGGCGCCGGCGGCATCTACCTTGAGTACGACGGCCGCACCGTGCCGGACGTCGCGACCGTCGTGGCCGACTTCAATGAAGGCGTCCAAGGCCTCGTGACCGCCACGATGTGCTGCGGCGAGACCCCCATCAAGCAGCTCATCCGCGGCCACAGCGGCTCGGTGGTGCTCGGCGTGGGCGAGGAGTTCACCGGCTACGACTTTGTCGCCGAGCGTCCGCAGGTCCACCACGAACGCGACCTGAAGAGCGAACGGGTGGAGGTAGGCGGGGTCAACAACTCCTCGAAGGTCCACTTCAAGAACTTCACCACCTCGGCGATCGCAGGCGACCCGAGCGCGGTCAACTGCTCGCCCGAGCTGGGCGCCGCGGCGATGACCATCGTCAAGCTCGGCTCCCGCAGCTACCGCGAGGGCAAGGTGTTCCACTTCGACCAGGAGAGCATGACCTTCTCCGACGGCAACTCCTCGTGGGCCCAGAAGTGGGAAGAGCGTTCGGCCGATCGCGGCGAGTGCTCGCATGTCGCTGGCTGGGCGGCCGAGCCGGCCGACCGGGGCAGCAAGCTGTTCCCGCGTCCCTATCAGAAGCTCGAGGGCCCGTGGATCGACGGCAAGGACCCCGCCGCCACGACCTAG